A stretch of DNA from Pongo abelii isolate AG06213 chromosome 10, NHGRI_mPonAbe1-v2.0_pri, whole genome shotgun sequence:
ggaattggttgagctcaggagttgaagagagcagcctgggcaacatagtgaaaccttgtctctatttaaaaaaaaaattagccaggcatgtagtGCACactcatagtcccagctactcaggaggcaaaggtgggaggattgcttgagcccacaagttcagggttgcagtgagctatgatcgcaccactgcactgcagcctggacaacagagcaagaccttgtctcaaaaaaaaagaaaaaaaataaattccaaaagagAGATATTGAAAAATGTGTGTTATAATATCAGCATACATTAAATTATATGTTGATATATGACCTGTTCATCTTAAggctatttatataacatttctgGACACACGTTGCTTCTAAAAAATATCCATTATCACTTTGCTCATCTTACAGGAGTTAAGGAAAGATAATACAgttaatgtaaaacaaaataaaatctattttggtTTTAAACTGTCACTGATGTTCAAATGTGTTAAGAATTTTTAATCAGTTTTGCTTTGTGATACGTGTTTTCCATAAAAGGTCATTTTAACTGCAAAGTTGTTATATTTAAATCTGATTTatagaacttttctttttcccataaCTGAATACAAGCATATTAGTGTCTTAGAGTTGTGGAAgtttaatcatagttatttttcatagaggTACAATCCGCTTACATGTGATTTTTCTACCTTGGCAAGTACTATTACGTagtagtagaaaaaataaatgcaagacTTCAGTCAAAAATAGTCAACATGGCTTTTCAGTAGATGGTCTATAGAAAGGCCTGTATTAATCTACTATGTATTTCATGCTATTAAAAGAAATGTCGTTTCCCAAAAAACCACCTGTTGTAAAAAGTGCATTATATAgttgtgtggaatgcaatggtgcgataccagctcactgcaacctccatttcctgggttcaagcagttctgcctcagcctcctgagtggctaggattacaggcgcccaccacctggcccagctaattttttgtatttgtggtagagaccgggtttcaccatgttggtcaggcttgtcttgaactgctgaccttaggtgatccacccgccttggcctctggaagtgctgggattacaggcatcagccaccacgtccctttttttttttttttaagacagcgtCTTACTTCCTCTCCCAGCtggacagtggtgtgatctcagctcactgcaacctctgcctcccaatttcaagtgattctcctgtctcagcctcccaagtagctgggatcacaggcgtgtgccaccatgcccggctaatttttgtatttttagtagagatacggtttccctatgttggccaggctggtctcgaactcctgatctcaagtaatgcacccgtctcggcctcctaaagtgatgggtttacagtcatgagccactacGTCTGGCCACATTATATGGTATTTGTTTTAAGAACTCgagtttagaaaaataaagggTGAAAATAGCTTAAAATGTTGCTGAAGATAGTGTCTGAGCTGCATCCTAAATGAAACAATACAAGTACTAAAGCAAGTTCTGCCTTAATCCAGGAACAACCAGGAAGCTATATGAGAAAAAGCTTTTGAAACTGAGGGAGCAAGGAACAGAATCAAGATCTTCTACTCCTCTGCCAACAATTTCTTCTTCAGCAGAAAATACAAGGCAGAATGGAAGTAATGATTCTGACAGATACAGTGACAATGAAGaaggtaaaattttaaatgatgttaATCAAATGTATGTAATTTTTTCACACTCAAAATACAGTGACcatgaagaaagtaaaatttaaaacaatattggCAAGACACACAAATTTTATTCGTGTCATTAGAGTAATTCTGTAATTTGATTTAAGTACTTTTTATTGAAAATTCTAAGAAACAACATAGTACAAATTCATAATTTTCCATCACCTGAAATTGCAAGTTAACTTTGTCTTTTTTGCTTCCAATCTCATTTTTCTGAGAGAATAAAGTATTACAAGTAAAGGCAAAGTTCCTCGTACTTACCTGTACCTATCACCTCCACAGAAGTAACTACTATTATTAATTCAATGCCCGTCCTTCAAGTTTTATATTTCACATACACATCTGTCTAATACATggtattattttatactttaagaaTAAAAGATTTATATAAACAATATACTAAATCTTATCACTTGCTTTTTCTCACTCCATTATTTTTGAAATCTAATCCTATTAATTACATGTCTGTTTGTTCTTCATAATTAATACATAGTGGTAGTATTTAAATATGGCATATTTTCTCTGTTCTATATTGATATTTAAATTGTTCACAGTTTTTGTTAATCTGACCTCAAGGCAactttaaagcaaatattttgactatatttttagtagactatATAGTATCTTAAAATTTGATCAtgatgtttaaatgttttttgagGATAGTACGTGAAATaaatgtcctttaaaaattataagtacaacttgatttttataaacttttaattaatatgacttgtgattatttattttgatccAGATTGTTTATATCTCAATAAGCTTTGTCTACCAGGGCAAATCTGACAGATTAGTTCAGAATATGAAATTATAGAGTCTTTTCCTTTGACAGCACTATTTTTAGCAAAGAGGCAAAGATTAAAATCAGCTCAAACACAGGTAATGCTTAAACTTCCTGCCTCTTTTGCCTctacaggaaagaagaaagaacacaaGAAAGTGAAGTCCACTAGGGATATTGTTCCTTTTTCTGAACTTGGAACTACTCCCTCTGGTGGTGGATTTTTTCAGGGTATTTCTTTTCCTGAAATCTCCACCCGTCCTCCTCTGGGCAGTACCGAACTACAGGCAGCTAAGAAAGTACATACTTCTAAGGGAGACCTACCTAGGGAGCCTCTTTTTGCCACAAACTTGCCTGGCAGGGGACAGTTGCAGAAGTTAGCCTCTGAAAGGAATTTGTTTATTTCATGCAAGTCTAGCCATGATAGGTGTGTAGAGAAAAGTTCTTCGTCATCTTCTCAGCCTGAACACAGTGCCATGTTGGTCTCTACTGCAGcttctccttcactgattaaaGAAACCGCCACTGGTTACTATAAAGAcatagtagaaaatatttgcgGTAGAGAGAAAAGTGGAATTCAACCGTTATGTCCTGAGAGGTCCCATATTTCAGATCAATCGCCTCCCTCCAGTAAAAGGAAAGCACTAGAAGAGTCGGAGAGCTCACAACTAATTTCTCCGCCACTTGCCCAGGCAATCAGAGATTATGTCAATTCTCTGTTGGTCCAGGGTGGGGTAGGTAGTTTGCCTGGAACTTCTAACTCTACGCCCCCACTGGATGTAGAAAACATACAGAAGAGAATTGATCAGTCTAAGTTTCAAGAAACTGAATTCCTGTCTCCTCCACGAAAAGTCCCTAGACTGAGTGAGAAGTCAGTGGAGGAAAGGGATTCAGGTTCCTTTGTGGCATTTCAGAACATACCTGGATCCGAACTGATGTCTTCTTTTGCCAAAACTGTTGTCTCTCATTCACTCACTACCTTAGGTCTAGAAGTGGCTAAGCAATCACAGCATGATAAAATAGATGCCTCAGAACTATCTTTTCCCTTCCATGaatctattttaaaagtaattgaaGAAGAATGGCAGCAAGTTGGCAGGCGGCTGCCTTCACTGGCATGCAAATATCCAGTTTCTTCCAGGGAGGCAACACAGATATTATCCGTTCCGAAAGTAGATGATGAAATCCTAGGGTTTATTTCTGAAGCCACTCCACTAGCAGGTATTCAAGCAGCCTCCACTGAGTCTTGCAAACAACAGTTGGACTTAGCACTCTGTAGAGCATATGAAGCTGCAGCATCAGCATTGCAGATTGCAACCCACACTGCCTTTGTAGCTAAGGCTATGCAGGCAGACATTAGTCAAGCTGCACAGATTCTTAGCTCAGATCCTAGTCATATCCACCAAGCGCTTGGGATTCTGAGCAAAACATATGATGCAGCCTCATATATTTGTGAAGCTGCGTTTGATGAAGTGAAGATGGCTGCCCATACCATGGGAAATTCCACTGTAGGTCGTCGATACCTCTGGCTGAAGGATTGCAAAATTAATTTAGCTTCTAAGAATAAGCTGGCTTCCACTCCCTTTAAAGGTGGAACATTATTTGGAGGAGAAGTATGCAAAGTAATTAAAAAGCGTGGAAATAAACACTagtaaaattaagaacaaaaagaCATCTATCTTATCTTTCAGGTACTTTatgccaacattttcttttctgttaaggTTGTTTTAATTTCCAGATAGGGCTAATTACAAAATGTTAAGCTTCTACCCATCAAATTATAGTGTAAAAGTAATTGCCTGTGTAAAACTACTtgtcttttttaaagatttgcaTAGATAGGAAGCCTGGTACAAACAATTTAAAGCTCTCTAGATCACATATTAGTCTctaaattgttttctatttcctgCTTTACTTATGTTTTTACAATTCTCCAAAACTAAGAAAATTCTAATTAGGATATAAGGAGTATTTACTGTTTAATAGAATAATATGCATCCTCCTTTATACCTAGGACAGAATTAAACATTTGTTACACATTCAGAAcagtgattttgttctttttgatacTTTTATCTCAGTATCTTTTCACGTTCCATAACTCGTCCATATTTTTGCTcctattttcttacttttgttttttattcatgtCTGCAACATCAATCATAGTAGTCTAGATCAATGCAACTCAAAGCACCAGTCTACAAACTTACTTATCCACAGGCAAGATAAGCATGCACAAGAATTTAAATCTAGAGATACTTTTTAGGTCAATGACAGGATTTGATTTTTTAGCAAAATTTTATTAATAGCTAAAGCAATGTATTGATTTACACTCTGATGCAAGTAATTTATCTCTTCATTGACTGGTAGCAACCAATTCATGGACCAGtaccatggaccacactttgagaaacacttctTTGGATAATAATAGATATCCTGGGATAGTGCATGTTCACCATCTATTTTGTCAGATAATggggccttttaaaaaataatactttgcTTTCATGATATATTGTATTTTGTAGAAAGTTAAGTTTAGCAATATAGACtctaaaagcaaattaaatttttttaaagccataagAAATTATACTATATCCCAGTATCTGTATGTCTGTATAAAGCAGTGTATtatcatgttttcatttctatgatTGTAAGAGTCTTAACTGCAGAGGTATTGTGGAAAATAGTAGCCTTAAGCATAATAAAATATGGTCTCTTGGGTACTCCCTCTGGCCATTACCACATTCTTAGATTATATGTGTCCATCTTTGCAGCTAAGAGTAATTTTATTTGTTGTCTTCTGAaatgtacatgtatacatgtacctACTGAGTgctatgtgatttttaaaaatgtattactgtAGAATGCTTCtgcaaattcaataaagttgttaaattTGAACAGTGTTGTGTGGTTTCCAGAAacatgtttttctgtgtgctttatTCTTGGAGTTGCAACAAGTTAAACATTTGTATATGAACACCCCTTTTCCATTTCATCATTGAAACTCACTTTGACATTTCAGTGTATAATTGAAAATATTCTGGTTatggtttttcttctgtttgaggACCATGTTTTTATTGACTGTTGGAATCTAAATTTATAAGAGGAATTAATCTGTAACCAGATACCTTATTTGTTTAATCAATTTCTATTCCACTACTAATGGTTTTTTTTACTTTGTGCTTTCTAGTTCTTAGGTTCTGAGTTAACAAAgcataaaatagattttatattgCTGGGGGTTGTACCAAACGTAGATACATTGACAGATCCATTGATAGAAGTGTTGGGAGATGGACTTGAAATCTTAGTCCTAAATAAAGATTGAACTGTTTAAACTAACTTGGTAAAAATCACTGTTCTTTTTTGGGAAACTTGCAAGTTATTAAATAGATTCTGTACTAACTAGTATTAACACTGGAAAGTTAGCAAGACACATATAGATTTTTTGACCACTTTTTCACACAAGTTCAGAGTTCATGTAAAACTTTAGAATTGACTTCCTGTCTCTTCAATAAGAAAGTAATCTAACTTAAATTTTTGGTAGTAGAAGTTTTAGAAATAACAACTGACTTACTAATTTTGTTATACTATGATAAATGTTTacaaaaagggatttttttttttttttgagatgaagtttcgctcttgtccccaaagctggagtgcaatggcgtgatctcggctcgctgcaacctctgcctcccaggttcaagcaattcttctgcctcagcctcctgagtagctgggattacaggtgtctgccaccaaccctggctaatgtttgtatttttagtagagacaggatttcaccatgttggccaagatggtcttaagctgacctcaggtgatccgcccgcctcggccttccaaagtgctgggattacaggcgtgagccaccatgccctgccagggATATTAACCAAAATTAGTCTTTTCAAAACCTAGATCTTCAATTGATGATGAATTTAAGACTAGGAGACTGGAATATTGAAgcctattaaaaaatacatatcctTGCATTGTTAGGTTAATAACATGGTGACAAGTCAAGTATATAAGTATTGGCTTCTCttcaaagaaatattatttttattataaggaATGGGACGAGAAGTGACCTGTGATTGGTCGTATTTTTCTGTGAACAAGATTCCTTCTTTACCTGAGTTGTACCTAGGTTTTTTATAACTACATCAAAAAAGCTTTTATACTGTACTTATTAGTGTTATGGCAGTTATCATTTATTGTTATAGAAGCTTGGTATtatatggatttttttcatttttaactttcccTTCTATGTTCCAAATTTTAATTTAGTAAGCCAACCTTTGCTGTACAGTAGTAGTGTACTGTATGGACAAAACAATGGTAACAACTATGTATTTTAAATGGCCTTTTCCCACATCTAAATTGTTCTTACTGAAAAGCTTTCATGGGAGCATTTTGAATTCACTTCATGTTCAAAGCTATGAGTCCCAGATAAAGGAAAGGAGAATAGGTAGGAAGAAGTGGTTGTCAGATGAAAGGGTAAGGGAGATAAGCAAAAATGGGATAAATAAACACTTTTCAAGACAAATTGCAAACAATTTTGGACTAGTGAGGTATTACCAGTAGACttgttttttaccttttaatgTGCTTAAAACCAGGGTTCCCGATTAATATTAGGATAACATCATCATTTACTGAGTGTTTCAGAGAGTAATGGTTTCTTCAATGTTATTTCCAGACTCTAAAATAGAGCTCAAGCTTGAGAAGAGAGAACCACTAAAGGGCAGAGCAAAGACTCCAGTAACACTCAAGCAAAGAAGAGTTGAGCACAATCAGGTATCTTTAGTTTTATTATCATCGTGTACAGGTATAAATAACCTCCTGACAACACTAATCCGTGTTTTAGCCTTTAATGGTTGACACCCAGATTCCAGCACGCTCAGTAAACTTAATTCTGTTGTTAAATGATACTAAAAATCTAAACTTTGTGGGTTTTGTCAGTAGTGTAGCCTGTGATTACAGCAAAAGCAAAtttttaatgtctcatttgtgTTTGAGTCTGTGCTAGATGTAGTTCAAAGCCAGTTATACGGcgttttgaaagaaatattttaaaaggtggaAATATCTAGACACTTTTGATACAATTTCTTTAAAAGGCAATGGAAGAGTTTTATATTTGTGTCTTTGCCTCTAGATTTCTGACTTTGATTTTATGTTTGCCTGTCTTGTCTTCTGTGATTCTTTCCTAAACTCAGAAGCTAGTCTGGTCCTAAGACCacagttttctttccttatttcagATGAAAATTTACCTTTTCTATTGTAGGAGAGGCGTTTCAGTTTTTCAAAAGGGAAATGTAGGAAACTAAGGAGAAAATAAGCATAGGTATAAATGAACAGAGAACAAATTATTGACTAACCTAGTATTGTTCACAGAGAACAAATTATTGATTAACCTAGTATTGTTTACAGAGAACAAATCATTGACTAATGTAGCATTGATTTGGCTGGTGCTTTATAAGACAGCTATTCCTAGAGTCATTTTCTTTACCCCTACTATGTCTAGCTGGAAGATTTGTCTAGTTGGTTATCTTTTCCATCTCGTATTTgttactttgtttgtttgtttgtttgtgacggagtttcgctcttgtcatccaggctggagtgcagtggcgtgatcccatctcactgcaacctccaccctgcTGGgcgcaagcgattctcctgcctcagcctcccaagtagctgggattacaggcacatgccaccacgctcagctaatttttttatttttagtagagacggggtttcaccatgttggccaggctggtctcaaactcctgacctcaggtgatccatctgcatcggcctccgaaagtgctgggattacaggcgtgagccaccgcgcccatgcTGTTTGTCGTTTTAAAATCAAATCCTTAGAGGAATTATTCTTGATTCCTTAAGGCAAGTGAGTCTCTCTCTTCATTTGATGTAGTTGATAAGTTGAATTTCAGAAAGATTTGTTAGAAATGACCTTTGTGACAAGAACGTACAGagcattgaatgaatgaagatttTGTTAACAGAACCAAATACAGGAATACATGTTTTATTGCCCTTTTATGTAGTAGTCCTAACAAATAGCTTCAGGAGCATGCTGAAGAATAAGgaactaggccgggcgcggtggctcacacctgtaatctcagcactttgggaggccgaggtgggcggatcacctgaggtccggagttcgagaccagcctgaccaacatggagaaaccttgtctctactaaaaatacaaaattagccgggcaggatggcgcatgcctgtaatcccagctactccagaggctgaggcaggagaattgcttgaacctgggaggcggaggttgctgtgagccgagatcgcgccattacactctagcctgggcaacaagagcgaaactctgtctcaaaaataaataaataaataataaagatggtCTAAGGGGTAATTGAGTTGGGGGAATCTAAACTGAGGGGCAGAATAAATAGTCAAAGGAGTGTAGGTTTAGATGACAGGCAGAATTAGACAGTGGCTTTattgcagaaaatttaaaacatgtagAGGAGTGGTGGGAAGAGTTTAATGACCCTCCAGTCA
This window harbors:
- the TMPO gene encoding thymopoietin isoform X1, with amino-acid sequence MPEFLEDPSVLTKDKLKSELVANNVTLPAGEQRKDVYVQLYLQHLTARNRPPLAAGTNSKGPPDFSSDEEREPTPVLGSGAAAAGRSRAAVGRKATKKTDKPRQDDKDDLDVTELTNEDLLDQLVKYGVNPGPIVGTTRKLYEKKLLKLREQGTESRSSTPLPTISSSAENTRQNGSNDSDRYSDNEEGKKKEHKKVKSTRDIVPFSELGTTPSGGGFFQGISFPEISTRPPLGSTELQAAKKVHTSKGDLPREPLFATNLPGRGQLQKLASERNLFISCKSSHDRCVEKSSSSSSQPEHSAMLVSTAASPSLIKETATGYYKDIVENICGREKSGIQPLCPERSHISDQSPPSSKRKALEESESSQLISPPLAQAIRDYVNSLLVQGGVGSLPGTSNSTPPLDVENIQKRIDQSKFQETEFLSPPRKVPRLSEKSVEERDSGSFVAFQNIPGSELMSSFAKTVVSHSLTTLGLEVAKQSQHDKIDASELSFPFHESILKVIEEEWQQVGRRLPSLACKYPVSSREATQILSVPKVDDEILGFISEATPLAGIQAASTESCKQQLDLALCRAYEAAASALQIATHTAFVAKAMQADISQAAQILSSDPSHIHQALGILSKTYDAASYICEAAFDEVKMAAHTMGNSTVGRRYLWLKDCKINLASKNKLASTPFKGGTLFGGEVCKVIKKRGNKH